The uncultured Ilyobacter sp. genome has a segment encoding these proteins:
- a CDS encoding phaC PHA synthase, with protein MKKFITVLIGVFMLSFSAFAASAQISVPGKNIPEDENVAGIRLSLLHGETAIVKGLDISVLGLSDMDNFTGLELGLFFGANRVKNEFKGLSLGLVNWHEGYDTGANLGFVNYVNDVNGVNFAFANYSTGDSMVNLATVNYVEYESMINFGFVNITQGTSMVDVGFVNYADATSFQLGLINATKALDGLQIGFVNYAENGVFPVLPIVNFRKSL; from the coding sequence ATGAAAAAATTTATTACAGTTTTAATCGGTGTTTTTATGTTGAGCTTTTCAGCATTTGCAGCCTCGGCTCAGATCTCTGTCCCAGGAAAAAATATCCCTGAGGATGAGAATGTTGCTGGTATAAGGCTCTCTCTACTGCACGGTGAAACTGCCATTGTGAAAGGTCTAGACATATCTGTCCTAGGACTTTCTGACATGGATAATTTTACCGGTCTTGAGCTTGGATTATTTTTTGGTGCCAACAGAGTAAAGAACGAATTCAAGGGACTTTCCCTAGGACTTGTCAACTGGCATGAAGGTTATGACACAGGGGCCAATTTAGGATTCGTCAACTATGTCAATGACGTAAATGGCGTAAACTTTGCATTTGCAAACTATTCCACTGGTGATAGTATGGTCAACCTTGCTACTGTAAACTATGTAGAATACGAATCTATGATAAACTTTGGTTTTGTAAACATCACTCAGGGAACTTCTATGGTTGATGTCGGTTTTGTCAATTACGCTGACGCCACATCATTCCAGCTCGGGCTTATTAACGCCACAAAAGCACTTGACGGTCTCCAAATTGGATTTGTAAACTATGCTGAAAATGGTGTATTCCCGGTTCTTCCTATTGTTAATTTCAGAAAAAGTTTATAG
- a CDS encoding amino acid ABC transporter permease — MAYLSVLKGIFIEGNRYMYIVNGLSFSVGVTFLAAFIGLTVGVLLAVMRLSHFYPFKNMEKYKKTNPLNLVALWYIDIIRGTPAVVQLMILANVIFVGNLRNTPIFVVAALAFGLNSSAYVAEIIRAGIEGLDKGQTEASRALGMNYFLTMREIIIPQAIKNILPALVSEFITLLKETSIVGFIGGVDLLRSANIITSQTYRGIEPLLAVGLIYLIMTSIFTKFMRNVEKGLKVSD; from the coding sequence ATGGCTTATTTATCGGTATTAAAGGGAATTTTTATAGAAGGCAACAGGTATATGTACATAGTTAATGGATTATCCTTTTCTGTGGGAGTGACATTTTTGGCGGCCTTTATAGGGTTAACTGTGGGGGTACTCCTAGCTGTAATGAGGTTATCTCATTTTTATCCATTTAAAAACATGGAAAAATATAAAAAAACCAATCCGCTAAACCTTGTGGCACTGTGGTATATAGATATTATACGTGGAACTCCGGCTGTAGTTCAGCTGATGATACTTGCCAACGTAATATTTGTAGGGAATTTACGAAACACCCCTATATTTGTAGTTGCGGCACTGGCCTTTGGACTAAACAGTTCTGCATATGTGGCTGAGATCATAAGAGCAGGTATAGAGGGGCTAGATAAGGGGCAGACAGAGGCCTCTAGGGCTCTGGGGATGAATTATTTCCTAACTATGAGAGAGATAATAATACCCCAGGCTATAAAAAATATTCTTCCGGCTCTAGTGAGTGAGTTTATAACCCTTCTTAAGGAAACTTCCATAGTGGGATTTATCGGAGGAGTGGATCTCTTGAGATCTGCCAATATAATAACGAGTCAGACCTATAGGGGAATAGAGCCCCTTTTGGCAGTGGGACTCATCTATCTTATTATGACAAGTATCTTTACCAAATTTATGAGAAATGTAGAAAAGGGGTTGAAAGTAAGTGATTAA
- a CDS encoding amino acid ABC transporter ATP-binding protein, which produces MIKVVDLHKHFGDLEVLKGIDKEIKKGDVVAVIGPSGSGKSTFLRCLNRLEEPTKGHVYIAGEDVMDKKVDLNRLREKVGMVFQHFNLFPHKTVLENLILAPTKVKGMTSEEAKKKAIVLLEKVGLKDKAGAYPNQLSGGQKQRIAIARALAMEPHLMLFDEPTSALDPEMVKEVLDVMRSLVDEGMTMVIVTHEMGFAKNVASRVFFMDQGTVLEDGDPAQIFNNPKHDRTREFLEKVLNH; this is translated from the coding sequence GTGATTAAAGTAGTTGACTTGCACAAGCACTTTGGTGATCTAGAAGTGCTTAAGGGTATAGATAAAGAGATAAAAAAGGGTGATGTGGTGGCTGTAATAGGCCCATCTGGAAGTGGTAAATCCACCTTTCTAAGGTGCCTTAACAGACTTGAAGAGCCTACAAAGGGGCATGTTTATATAGCAGGGGAAGATGTCATGGACAAAAAAGTAGACTTAAACCGTCTCCGTGAAAAAGTGGGAATGGTTTTTCAGCACTTCAACCTTTTCCCTCATAAAACAGTACTTGAAAATCTGATACTGGCTCCTACAAAGGTAAAGGGGATGACATCAGAGGAGGCTAAGAAAAAAGCCATAGTGCTGCTGGAAAAAGTAGGACTGAAAGACAAGGCCGGAGCCTATCCCAACCAGCTTTCCGGTGGACAGAAACAGAGAATAGCAATAGCTAGGGCTCTCGCTATGGAACCACATCTGATGCTCTTTGATGAGCCAACATCAGCCCTGGATCCTGAGATGGTAAAGGAAGTATTAGATGTAATGAGAAGTCTTGTAGATGAGGGGATGACCATGGTGATAGTGACTCACGAGATGGGATTTGCCAAAAACGTGGCCAGCAGGGTATTCTTTATGGATCAGGGGACTGTCCTTGAAGACGGAGACCCGGCTCAGATCTTCAACAATCCGAAACACGATAGAACGAGAGAATTTTTAGAAAAAGTACTGAATCATTAA
- a CDS encoding basic amino acid ABC transporter substrate-binding protein: MKKIMLIVSLVLLVVLGGCGKKEAAQEEKKVLFVGTNAEFKPFEYLEDGKIVGFDAELMEKILENLGYEMEWKNMSFDGLIPALQSQKIDLIIAGMTPTEERKKAVDFSDSYLTTKQSFVIIEKNNELKTMDDLKNKKLGAQLGTAQETIARGIEGAKITPYTSITAAILDLKSEKLDAVVLENLVALPYIKNNEGLKKIDMEELPKADVAIAINKGNEELLGKINKEIQNLKDSGFYDEIFNKYFVDTQN, translated from the coding sequence ATGAAGAAAATTATGCTTATTGTATCACTTGTATTGCTGGTAGTTTTAGGTGGGTGCGGTAAAAAAGAAGCTGCACAAGAGGAAAAGAAGGTTCTTTTTGTGGGAACAAATGCAGAATTTAAGCCTTTTGAATATCTCGAAGATGGGAAAATAGTAGGTTTTGATGCTGAACTAATGGAAAAGATTCTTGAAAACTTAGGTTATGAGATGGAATGGAAGAATATGAGTTTTGACGGACTTATTCCTGCTCTTCAAAGCCAGAAGATAGACCTTATAATAGCTGGAATGACTCCTACAGAAGAGAGAAAAAAAGCTGTGGATTTTTCTGATTCTTACTTGACTACAAAGCAGTCTTTTGTAATCATAGAGAAAAACAACGAACTCAAGACGATGGACGATCTTAAAAACAAAAAACTAGGAGCACAGCTAGGAACGGCTCAGGAAACTATCGCAAGAGGTATAGAAGGAGCTAAAATAACTCCATATACTTCTATAACTGCAGCAATCTTAGACCTTAAAAGTGAGAAGTTAGACGCAGTTGTACTAGAAAACCTAGTGGCTCTGCCTTATATCAAAAATAACGAGGGCCTTAAAAAGATAGATATGGAAGAACTTCCTAAGGCTGATGTTGCCATTGCTATAAATAAAGGAAATGAAGAACTTTTGGGAAAAATAAACAAAGAGATCCAGAATCTTAAAGACAGCGGATTCTACGATGAGATATTCAATAAATATTTTGTGGACACACAAAACTAG
- the argH gene encoding argininosuccinate lyase, whose translation MKLWGGRFKKETSSLLEKFNASINFDKRMYKEDIEGSIAHSKMLAKQDIISHEEQKTIEKGLLQVKEEIEAGNFVFSIKDEDIHMAIEGRLIALVGEAGKKLHTARSRNDQVLLDTRLYTKRRAEEIGSSLLELMDALIEVSEKNIGVIMPGYTHLQRAQPILFSHHVMAYFQMFKRDLERLESAVERIDVLPLGAGALAGTTYPIDREYVRELLGFAKVSENSLDTVSDRDFIIEMNFVLAMIAMHMSRFSEEIIMWSTKEFSFVQLDDGYSTGSSIMPQKKNPDIPELVRGKCGRVYGNLVSIMTVMKGLPLAYNKDTQEDKEGFFDSVDNMGMSLEIFKEMLLTMSVNEENMKKGIYGGFINATDVADYLAKKGIPFREAHHITGSMVAYCEEKNTSLEELSLEEFKQFSDAFESDVLTLITVESCIEGRDSYGGTSTNQVKRQISEGKKLLEKYKGEL comes from the coding sequence ATGAAACTTTGGGGTGGAAGGTTTAAAAAGGAGACAAGCAGTTTACTTGAAAAGTTCAATGCTTCTATAAACTTTGACAAAAGAATGTATAAAGAGGATATAGAGGGAAGTATAGCTCATTCTAAGATGCTTGCAAAACAGGATATAATATCCCATGAGGAGCAAAAGACAATAGAGAAGGGGCTTCTTCAGGTAAAGGAGGAGATCGAGGCTGGGAACTTTGTCTTCTCCATAAAGGATGAGGATATACACATGGCTATAGAGGGCAGACTTATAGCTCTGGTGGGAGAGGCAGGAAAAAAACTTCATACAGCCAGAAGCAGAAATGACCAGGTTCTTCTAGATACAAGGCTCTATACAAAGAGAAGGGCCGAGGAGATAGGAAGCAGTTTGCTAGAACTTATGGACGCCCTTATAGAGGTCAGTGAAAAGAATATAGGGGTCATCATGCCTGGTTACACACATCTTCAGAGGGCACAGCCGATACTTTTTTCTCATCATGTAATGGCGTACTTTCAGATGTTTAAAAGAGACTTAGAAAGACTAGAAAGCGCAGTGGAAAGAATCGATGTACTTCCTCTAGGTGCAGGAGCCCTTGCAGGGACCACTTATCCTATTGACAGGGAATATGTGAGGGAACTTCTTGGATTTGCCAAGGTAAGTGAGAACAGCCTCGATACTGTAAGTGACAGAGACTTTATAATAGAGATGAATTTCGTCCTTGCTATGATAGCTATGCATATGTCTAGATTTTCTGAAGAGATCATCATGTGGTCTACAAAGGAGTTTTCATTTGTGCAGCTAGATGACGGATATTCCACAGGATCGTCGATCATGCCACAGAAGAAAAACCCTGATATACCAGAACTTGTGAGAGGGAAATGCGGAAGAGTATACGGAAACTTAGTTAGCATAATGACAGTTATGAAGGGTCTGCCTCTTGCATACAATAAAGACACTCAAGAGGATAAGGAAGGATTCTTTGATTCAGTAGACAATATGGGAATGTCCCTTGAAATATTCAAAGAGATGCTTCTTACAATGTCTGTAAATGAGGAAAATATGAAAAAGGGAATCTACGGAGGCTTCATCAACGCAACTGATGTGGCGGACTACCTTGCTAAAAAGGGGATACCATTCAGAGAGGCTCATCATATAACAGGGTCTATGGTGGCTTACTGTGAAGAGAAAAATACTTCTCTTGAGGAACTTTCTTTAGAGGAGTTTAAACAGTTTAGTGACGCATTTGAAAGTGATGTACTTACACTTATAACGGTTGAATCTTGTATAGAGGGAAGAGACTCTTATGGCGGGACATCTACAAACCAGGTTAAAAGACAAATTTCAGAAGGAAAAAAACTTTTAGAAAAATATAAGGGGGAGTTATAA
- a CDS encoding argininosuccinate synthase yields the protein MEKVVLAYSGGLDTSIIIPWLKENYNLDVIAVCVDVGQDDDMEEVKKKAIASGAAKVFVVDAKEEFLTEYAFKALKAGAMYENRYLLGTSFARPLMAKKLVEIAHQEGATYICHGCTGKGNDQVRFEVGVAAFDPMMKIIAPWREWDIESREDAIDYAEAKGIKLTVTKEKIYSRDQNMWHISHEGGDIETLSNEHKEEMYMMVTPPKLAKDEESYVSVTFEKGFPVAVDGEAMGPVELLMKLNKIAGENGIGVIDIVENRLVGMKSRGIYETPGGTLLYKALTDLESVCLDKDSWALKRSLSEKYADLAYNGLWFTSLREAIDSFVDTLHENVTGTIKMKLYKGNVKVAGRITENALYDEEISSFGASDLYSHSDAEGFIKIFSLPTKIKKLKEDRK from the coding sequence ATGGAAAAAGTAGTATTGGCATATTCAGGAGGACTAGATACCTCTATCATCATACCTTGGTTAAAAGAAAATTACAATCTTGACGTAATCGCCGTCTGCGTAGATGTAGGTCAAGATGACGATATGGAAGAAGTTAAGAAAAAAGCCATCGCTTCAGGAGCTGCAAAAGTATTCGTTGTAGATGCCAAAGAGGAATTTTTAACAGAATATGCTTTTAAGGCACTTAAGGCAGGAGCTATGTATGAAAACAGATATCTTTTAGGAACATCTTTTGCAAGACCACTAATGGCAAAAAAATTAGTTGAAATAGCTCATCAAGAGGGAGCTACATACATCTGTCATGGTTGTACAGGAAAAGGTAATGACCAGGTAAGATTTGAGGTAGGAGTAGCAGCCTTTGATCCAATGATGAAAATAATCGCTCCTTGGAGAGAGTGGGATATTGAATCTAGAGAAGATGCCATCGATTATGCAGAAGCAAAGGGTATAAAATTAACTGTAACAAAGGAGAAAATCTACTCTAGAGACCAGAATATGTGGCACATAAGTCATGAAGGTGGAGATATCGAAACTCTTTCCAATGAGCATAAAGAGGAGATGTACATGATGGTAACTCCTCCAAAATTAGCTAAAGATGAAGAGTCTTATGTATCTGTTACTTTTGAAAAAGGATTCCCAGTGGCAGTTGACGGAGAGGCTATGGGACCTGTAGAACTTCTTATGAAGCTTAACAAAATAGCTGGTGAGAATGGAATAGGGGTAATAGATATAGTAGAAAACAGACTTGTGGGAATGAAATCAAGAGGTATATATGAAACTCCAGGAGGAACGCTTCTTTACAAGGCTCTTACAGATCTTGAGAGTGTGTGTCTAGATAAAGATTCATGGGCACTAAAGAGAAGTCTTTCTGAAAAATATGCCGACCTTGCATACAACGGATTATGGTTTACTTCTCTAAGAGAAGCTATCGACAGCTTTGTGGATACACTTCATGAGAATGTAACAGGAACAATAAAAATGAAGCTTTACAAAGGAAATGTAAAAGTAGCAGGAAGAATAACTGAAAATGCCCTTTATGACGAAGAGATTTCATCATTCGGTGCGAGTGATCTATACAGTCACAGTGATGCAGAAGGATTTATAAAAATCTTCTCACTTCCAACTAAGATAAAAAAATTAAAAGAAGACAGAAAGTAA
- a CDS encoding MATE family efflux transporter has product MDLTKGDIGQAVKKVAIPSSVGFLFNTLFNVVDSMYTGYIGPDALAGLAMSFPVFFILISLGSGIGTGVTAILSNFIGEKSCEKARVTGRDALTLGVIFAVFITFVGIGVDGPLFKYMGGAEASVFYGEKYTTWIFIGSVFFVMNMVFNGILSSQGDTKSYRNFLIIGFFANIILDPFFIFVLKMSTDGVAIATVMVQIMGNFYLYKKVKMSQLFAGFEYKLCKPHMENYKNILSQGIPASLNMMTIALGIFVINYFVIKNGGDMAVAAYGISMRIEQMALLPAIGLNIAALSIAGQSYGAGETERVMHVYKKTLKYGLAIMTTAIFVILPLSEYLLGIFTRNSEIIRYGMGYFRVEVLVFNSYIFLNISVSVLQGLKRPKFAIVIGIYRQFLMPILLFPVFTRITGDVTGIWWGIFAINWSAALVAVLYVNKVYKKILVSKDKKSHITKM; this is encoded by the coding sequence ATGGATCTCACAAAGGGAGATATAGGACAGGCAGTAAAAAAAGTAGCAATCCCTTCTAGTGTGGGGTTCCTTTTCAACACCCTTTTTAATGTGGTGGACAGTATGTATACCGGATATATAGGTCCAGATGCTTTGGCAGGACTTGCCATGTCTTTTCCTGTGTTTTTTATTCTCATATCTTTAGGTTCTGGTATAGGGACAGGGGTGACGGCGATTCTTTCAAACTTTATAGGGGAGAAAAGCTGTGAAAAGGCAAGGGTGACAGGAAGGGATGCCCTGACTCTGGGGGTTATTTTTGCAGTTTTTATAACTTTTGTGGGTATAGGGGTTGACGGACCTCTTTTTAAGTATATGGGAGGTGCAGAAGCCTCTGTTTTTTACGGTGAAAAATATACAACCTGGATATTTATAGGGTCGGTATTTTTTGTTATGAACATGGTTTTTAACGGGATACTATCTTCCCAGGGAGACACGAAATCCTATAGAAATTTTTTGATAATCGGATTTTTTGCAAATATAATTCTAGATCCATTTTTCATATTTGTACTTAAAATGTCCACAGATGGGGTGGCAATAGCAACAGTTATGGTGCAAATAATGGGAAATTTTTACCTATATAAAAAAGTGAAAATGTCCCAACTTTTTGCTGGTTTTGAATATAAACTTTGCAAACCTCATATGGAAAATTATAAAAACATATTGTCCCAGGGAATACCAGCAAGCCTCAATATGATGACGATAGCCTTGGGGATTTTTGTGATCAATTATTTTGTAATAAAAAACGGAGGAGATATGGCTGTGGCAGCCTATGGGATATCCATGAGGATAGAGCAAATGGCACTTTTACCGGCTATAGGTCTCAACATAGCAGCTCTGAGCATAGCTGGTCAAAGCTATGGTGCAGGTGAGACAGAGAGGGTCATGCATGTTTATAAAAAGACTCTTAAATACGGTCTTGCTATTATGACCACTGCAATATTTGTAATACTTCCTTTGTCTGAATATTTGCTTGGGATTTTCACAAGAAACAGCGAGATAATAAGATACGGCATGGGCTACTTCAGAGTGGAAGTTCTTGTGTTTAATTCTTATATTTTTTTGAATATATCGGTTTCGGTGCTTCAGGGTCTCAAAAGACCTAAATTTGCTATTGTTATTGGTATATACAGGCAGTTCCTCATGCCTATTTTACTCTTTCCTGTCTTTACAAGGATTACAGGGGATGTCACAGGAATATGGTGGGGAATATTTGCAATAAATTGGAGTGCTGCACTTGTTGCAGTTTTGTATGTAAATAAAGTATATAAAAAGATATTGGTTTCAAAGGATAAAAAATCCCATATTACAAAGATGTAA
- a CDS encoding TatD family hydrolase: MKLIDSHCHLDNEKFQDDRDEIIEKIGKELEFVVNIGYDLKSSEESIKLAEKHDFIYAVAGIHPTDISGYNQEMENAIEKLARHPKVLAVGEIGLDYHWMTEPKEKQQEVFRRLIEVARRVGKPIVVHTRDAMHDTLEILKEYPDVTGILHCYPGSYESALEVMDNYYFGVGGVVTFKNAKKLVEAVKEIPLEKLLVETDCPYLTPEPYRGKRNEPSYVEYVARKIAEIKNVDYEEVVRVTNQNTKLAYKMIKG; the protein is encoded by the coding sequence ATGAAACTTATAGATTCCCATTGTCATCTTGATAATGAAAAATTTCAAGACGACAGAGATGAAATCATAGAAAAAATAGGAAAAGAACTGGAGTTTGTTGTAAACATAGGGTATGACCTGAAAAGTTCTGAAGAGAGCATAAAGCTGGCAGAAAAACATGATTTTATATATGCAGTAGCAGGAATCCACCCAACAGATATAAGCGGTTATAATCAGGAGATGGAAAATGCAATAGAAAAGCTGGCCAGGCACCCTAAGGTCCTTGCAGTTGGAGAGATAGGTCTCGACTACCACTGGATGACAGAGCCTAAGGAGAAGCAGCAGGAGGTCTTTAGGAGGCTTATAGAGGTTGCGAGAAGAGTAGGGAAACCCATAGTGGTTCATACAAGGGATGCTATGCATGACACCCTTGAGATACTAAAGGAGTACCCTGATGTAACGGGAATACTTCACTGCTATCCAGGATCCTATGAGAGTGCACTAGAGGTAATGGACAACTATTATTTTGGAGTGGGCGGAGTGGTAACCTTTAAAAATGCAAAGAAACTGGTGGAGGCTGTAAAGGAGATTCCCTTAGAAAAACTCCTGGTGGAGACAGACTGTCCTTATCTGACCCCTGAACCTTATAGAGGAAAGAGAAATGAACCCTCCTATGTGGAATATGTGGCACGAAAAATAGCCGAGATAAAAAACGTGGACTATGAAGAGGTAGTAAGAGTAACAAATCAAAATACGAAACTAGCTTATAAAATGATAAAGGGGTAA
- a CDS encoding methyltransferase domain-containing protein — translation MGLLVCPICKEELLKEERSYKCKNNHNYDMAKQGYVNLLLSSKKKSKNPGDDREMVESRKRFLEAGFYKKISEKVNSMVAESAAKEKELKILDIGCGEGYYTNRLKSFLEEKNKTVEMLGIDISKEAVLAASKSYKEISWFVASGGELPVKDSALDFVLCMFSRIVPEEYSRVIKDGGYLVIASTGEKHLLEMKQVLYKDVKTDFYRPEKHLADFFQLEKTVNVKYTETIKGNENIKSLFDMTPYKWRSPKEGVERLYLLDELKVTIDVNLDLFRKKV, via the coding sequence ATGGGATTATTGGTGTGCCCTATATGCAAAGAGGAACTTCTGAAAGAAGAAAGAAGCTATAAATGTAAAAATAATCATAATTATGATATGGCAAAGCAGGGGTACGTGAATCTGCTTTTATCTAGCAAAAAGAAGTCTAAAAATCCAGGTGATGACAGGGAGATGGTAGAGAGCAGAAAACGATTTTTAGAAGCTGGATTTTATAAAAAAATATCTGAAAAAGTAAATAGTATGGTGGCAGAATCTGCTGCAAAAGAAAAAGAGCTAAAGATACTGGATATCGGCTGCGGAGAGGGTTATTACACCAACCGTCTAAAAAGCTTTCTTGAAGAAAAAAATAAAACAGTGGAGATGCTTGGGATAGACATATCCAAAGAGGCCGTCCTGGCTGCCAGTAAAAGTTATAAGGAGATATCCTGGTTTGTTGCAAGTGGGGGAGAACTTCCCGTGAAGGATAGTGCTCTTGATTTTGTGTTATGCATGTTTTCTAGAATAGTACCTGAGGAATACAGCAGGGTAATAAAAGACGGTGGATATCTTGTGATAGCCTCTACTGGTGAAAAACATCTCTTAGAGATGAAACAGGTTCTTTATAAGGATGTAAAGACTGACTTTTACAGGCCTGAAAAACATCTCGCTGATTTTTTCCAACTGGAAAAAACAGTGAATGTCAAATATACAGAAACTATAAAGGGAAATGAAAATATAAAGAGTCTGTTTGATATGACCCCCTATAAGTGGAGAAGTCCTAAAGAGGGAGTGGAGAGACTTTATCTCCTTGATGAACTGAAGGTGACTATAGACGTAAACCTAGATTTATTTAGGAAAAAAGTCTAA
- the acpS gene encoding holo-ACP synthase — MEITGIGNDIVEIDRIKKAIGKNPRFKDRVYTSKEIDYLEKKSDPYPGYAGRFAAKEAISKAMGTGIRGFNLCDIEIVNDSLGKPEVKFYGALEEKYKEFRVMLTISHSREYATAMAILFKCI; from the coding sequence ATGGAGATAACCGGTATCGGTAACGATATAGTGGAAATAGACAGGATAAAAAAAGCCATAGGCAAAAATCCTAGATTCAAAGACCGAGTTTATACCTCTAAGGAGATAGATTACCTTGAAAAAAAATCCGATCCATATCCAGGGTATGCCGGAAGGTTTGCTGCAAAGGAGGCTATATCTAAGGCTATGGGGACAGGGATCAGAGGGTTCAATCTTTGTGATATAGAGATAGTAAATGACAGTCTAGGGAAACCTGAAGTAAAATTTTATGGAGCACTAGAAGAAAAATATAAAGAGTTCAGAGTTATGCTCACCATATCTCATTCTAGAGAGTATGCGACGGCAATGGCAATTTTGTTTAAATGTATTTAA
- a CDS encoding NAD(P)H-dependent oxidoreductase subunit E yields the protein MITQEFYQNLGNFIDEMEDKRDEIQVLNFVMREIGYIPLEVQEFIADKTGLFLVTIQNAIDFFPRYKTSIDNTVEIKVCTGLGCTGKGGLLILEELERKLGIEAGETTKDGKYRLTTQRCFGKCTKGPNLSIGGVLYNNVAIENIEKLIKIDVK from the coding sequence ATGATTACGCAAGAGTTTTATCAAAATCTCGGGAATTTTATAGATGAAATGGAAGATAAGAGAGATGAGATACAGGTTCTGAACTTTGTAATGAGAGAGATAGGTTATATTCCTTTGGAAGTACAGGAGTTTATAGCTGATAAAACGGGACTTTTTTTGGTGACTATTCAAAATGCAATTGATTTTTTTCCAAGGTATAAAACCAGTATAGATAATACAGTGGAAATAAAGGTCTGCACCGGTCTTGGATGCACTGGAAAAGGCGGTCTTTTGATCCTGGAAGAGCTAGAGAGAAAACTGGGTATAGAGGCTGGAGAAACTACCAAAGATGGCAAGTACAGACTCACTACCCAGAGATGCTTTGGGAAATGTACAAAGGGTCCAAACCTAAGTATAGGGGGAGTACTGTATAATAACGTCGCTATAGAAAATATTGAAAAACTTATAAAAATAGATGTTAAATAG
- the prfB gene encoding peptide chain release factor 2 (programmed frameshift) → MDILELKREHSQHIEKIEEIRGSLDLEGKENKVKELEKETLKEGFWNDKRESEKLIKEMNALKEIIGEYRSIEKLSDEVSVLLEFVEMGEEEFLEELETKHKGLDKVIGAFDVKLLLDGEYDANNAIVTIHSGAGGTEACDWADMLYRMYSRWCNNKGYKMTELDFMPGEMVGIKSITFLVEGTRAYGYMKNEKGIHRLVRISPFDANKKRHTSFASVDVMPEVDETMDIDINTGDLKIDTYRASGAGGQHVNTTDSAVRITHLPSGVVVTCQRERSQLQNRETAMKLLRSKLLELEMKKREEELKKIQGEQSDIGWGSQIRSYVFQPYTLVKDHRTLVESGNIRAVMDGDIDDFINGHLRWVKR, encoded by the exons ATGGATATTTTGGAGTTAAAAAGAGAACATTCTCAGCATATTGAGAAAATAGAAGAAATTAGGGGGTCTCTT GACCTTGAAGGGAAAGAAAATAAGGTGAAAGAGTTAGAAAAAGAGACTCTCAAAGAGGGATTCTGGAATGATAAAAGAGAAAGTGAAAAGCTCATAAAGGAGATGAACGCCCTTAAAGAAATTATAGGGGAATACCGTTCTATCGAAAAACTTTCTGATGAAGTATCTGTTCTCCTTGAATTTGTAGAAATGGGCGAGGAGGAGTTTCTAGAGGAGCTAGAAACAAAGCATAAGGGACTGGATAAAGTTATAGGGGCCTTTGATGTAAAGCTACTTTTAGACGGGGAATATGATGCCAATAATGCCATAGTTACCATTCACTCTGGTGCAGGAGGGACAGAGGCCTGCGACTGGGCAGATATGCTCTATAGAATGTACTCTAGATGGTGCAATAACAAGGGGTATAAGATGACCGAGCTCGACTTTATGCCTGGAGAAATGGTGGGTATAAAATCTATAACCTTTCTGGTAGAAGGGACGAGGGCTTATGGATATATGAAAAATGAAAAGGGGATACACAGATTGGTAAGGATATCACCTTTTGATGCCAATAAAAAGAGACACACCTCATTTGCTTCTGTAGACGTAATGCCAGAAGTAGACGAAACCATGGATATAGATATAAACACCGGAGACCTAAAAATAGATACTTACCGAGCCAGTGGAGCCGGAGGACAGCACGTAAATACCACGGATTCTGCAGTCAGGATAACACATCTTCCTAGTGGCGTTGTGGTAACCTGTCAGCGGGAGAGATCCCAACTTCAAAATAGAGAAACAGCCATGAAGTTACTGAGATCAAAACTTCTCGAACTAGAGATGAAAAAAAGAGAAGAGGAGCTTAAAAAAATCCAGGGGGAACAAAGTGATATAGGATGGGGAAGTCAGATAAGATCCTATGTATTCCAACCTTACACCCTAGTCAAGGATCACAGAACTCTTGTGGAATCTGGAAATATAAGAGCCGTAATGGACGGGGATATAGATGACTTTATCAACGGACATCTTAGATGGGTGAAAAGATAG